In the Methylomonas rhizoryzae genome, one interval contains:
- a CDS encoding oligosaccharide flippase family protein: MSSRALTHFANVLISRLALPLGALLILIVLGRVSTELLGRYALVTTYFFILQTLPLLGLTPYVMREVARKPEYAARYYVSVGLLALISALLINLAIFFGLGFSVYPDDIQAGIRVVGYCIVPGILAFTAEIVLTSLHRTAFISRLALAENFLRVVASIVLVRQGYDVDALMWVLFLTKSLLWLSYLEILSDICPGFLKTLPHGRTLREIFRVVPVFLLNTVLALVISRLDFVVLSLYQSAEVIAHYAIAYRLFEIGMMVITALMTSQFPSLSRRHLQGVSISRAMFRIFLTAFFIVMLPFALGLYFAADGYVQLLFPHQYPLAVPLAQVFMLILPLAGFDCAANFMLNAMDRQRDDTLALLFGSLVYGLALLIWVPEYSIYGAFWALFAALLVQLSARFYFIGRRYHGVLSGFEIVFYLALLIGIWSVVLSRQIPSLTVQVLLVLGLFAALPAILMLSGMIQPLRLLRFLSGTSKRRKQDGDVNSLAGLLRFIGEDARRNVVWRRFKYPLPEDRKHIVNFGFNAVLLYRISRFLLLRGLGRLSFFVWTANKLTTRCDIQPDRKIGPGLVLDAPAVVGISGQVGSHACFMASTAIGRSGPANRHTLDSPVVGDKVLFLPGACILGGFLIADHSVVPPGAKIRSLKDFQAAGLQAKDRSAEAV; encoded by the coding sequence GTGTCGTCGCGTGCCTTAACGCATTTTGCTAATGTCCTGATCTCGCGGTTAGCGCTACCGCTTGGGGCGCTACTCATATTAATAGTTCTGGGCAGGGTGTCTACCGAGCTGCTGGGACGTTACGCGTTGGTAACGACGTATTTCTTCATCTTACAAACCTTGCCACTGCTGGGGTTGACGCCCTATGTGATGCGTGAAGTCGCCAGAAAACCCGAGTATGCGGCGCGCTATTACGTCAGCGTTGGTTTGTTGGCATTGATATCGGCGTTATTAATCAATTTGGCGATCTTTTTCGGCCTCGGCTTTAGCGTTTACCCCGACGACATCCAAGCGGGCATACGGGTAGTCGGTTATTGCATTGTTCCGGGCATTTTGGCGTTTACCGCCGAAATCGTGTTAACCAGCTTACATAGAACGGCATTCATCTCCCGTTTGGCATTAGCGGAAAATTTTTTGCGCGTTGTAGCCAGTATTGTGTTAGTCCGCCAAGGCTACGACGTCGATGCCTTGATGTGGGTGCTGTTTTTGACTAAGAGTCTGTTGTGGCTCAGTTATTTGGAAATATTAAGCGATATTTGTCCGGGATTTTTAAAAACGCTGCCGCATGGCCGGACATTGCGCGAGATATTTCGAGTCGTTCCGGTGTTTTTACTGAATACCGTGTTGGCGTTGGTGATCAGTCGCCTGGATTTTGTGGTTTTATCGCTCTATCAGTCGGCCGAAGTGATAGCCCATTACGCGATTGCTTACCGTTTGTTCGAAATCGGCATGATGGTGATTACGGCGTTGATGACCAGCCAGTTTCCCAGCTTGTCTCGGCGGCATTTGCAGGGCGTCAGCATCAGCCGGGCAATGTTCAGGATATTTTTAACGGCTTTTTTTATCGTCATGCTGCCGTTCGCGCTCGGCTTATATTTCGCCGCGGACGGGTATGTACAGCTGTTGTTTCCGCATCAATATCCTTTGGCCGTGCCGCTGGCCCAAGTTTTTATGTTGATTTTGCCCTTGGCGGGATTCGATTGTGCCGCCAACTTTATGTTGAATGCCATGGATAGGCAGCGCGACGATACCTTGGCTTTGTTGTTCGGTTCGCTGGTATACGGGCTGGCATTGCTCATTTGGGTCCCCGAATATTCGATCTACGGTGCGTTTTGGGCTCTGTTTGCGGCCTTGCTGGTACAGTTATCGGCGCGTTTTTATTTCATAGGGCGGCGTTATCACGGCGTTTTGAGCGGCTTCGAAATCGTTTTTTACTTAGCGTTGTTGATTGGCATTTGGAGTGTTGTGCTAAGCAGGCAAATCCCGAGTCTAACCGTGCAAGTCTTGCTGGTACTCGGCTTATTCGCGGCTTTGCCGGCGATATTGATGCTTTCCGGCATGATCCAGCCGCTGCGGTTGCTGCGTTTTTTGAGCGGAACCTCGAAACGGCGCAAGCAGGATGGCGACGTGAATTCGCTAGCCGGCTTGCTCAGGTTTATCGGCGAAGACGCCAGACGCAACGTGGTCTGGCGCAGATTCAAATATCCTTTGCCGGAAGATAGAAAGCACATCGTCAACTTCGGCTTTAACGCCGTGTTGCTGTATAGGATTTCCCGCTTTTTGTTGTTACGCGGGCTTGGTCGGCTGTCGTTTTTCGTGTGGACGGCCAATAAATTGACGACGCGCTGCGATATTCAGCCGGATAGAAAGATAGGTCCGGGTTTAGTGTTGGATGCTCCGGCCGTTGTGGGCATATCCGGGCAGGTAGGCAGTCATGCCTGTTTTATGGCAAGCACCGCTATCGGCCGCTCCGGCCCGGCCAATCGGCATACGCTAGATAGCCCGGTCGTAGGCGATAAGGTCTTGTTTTTGCCGGGCGCTTGCATTCTGGGCGGCTTTTTAATTGCAGACCATTCGGTTGTGCCGCCGGGTGCCAAAATACGCAGTCTTAAAGATTTCCAAGCAGCCGGGCTACAAGCTAAAGATAGAAGCGCGGAAGCGGTTTGA
- a CDS encoding cytochrome c3 family protein codes for MRALFNPGGLFTVVGLVILTGLLAGLPCDAEAGQLRLSKAQWLAKKATLTISGKLGKADAGAGVELYDVNGRFLGAPTLSSKGKFSLSLNQDALPAIPCGIRAKSGDLDALKSVIGAPKSCRKAPQCSIATPLEGAQLSVNQATDFKATVSLKDKKTTIVSQEWDFAGGALQTEAFRKSGAETSATFVRDNSNYRVRFVATDSNGRRCEDAVNIAVGNPPGELPAKVSEQTAAGLGAELDGVLDDLVVLPVAEWSMMHASDARVNPNLYASFPPLNTTLNAYVYKKALKPVLQTTNDVDIQYSAASNPSDPVGAGSINSTSQNWPLDAAFSGAQIRKSDFWETYTRAESEKGDGYRSLSWMAMAPWSWSWSNATDDFPDPDEGYYLDGTINFSANPAEPGSQMPGKTNPYVTNTPREMAAAMGTTTGGSVRSLPITDVDDKNRINPYPLVRVQVKENGSVKASTDGVLTSGKDFKCRECHAKGGIAANPNAPHTRDAFWSSAWVKWYIAKNPDKAPAAEDILDKPQFFDAAGDSIEDQEYAAALNYTSLHDFYDNMGLLSSMLYGMSHDGNNKSTGDSPFSCEACHGSAMAFLTRDDAWWQWEQHNYTTPDFDPDYSPTIHRFHGMLQYKSATDHSDIKRTATGMYERYTGTGLNALSLFPIFDGNGMQVPMEENCLKCHAGHREPLYRDRMYTAGVTCYDCHGDMLAVGQNTKKPVERISADGNQYRVPWFDEPDCGSCHTGHSMATPQTDSGYFSAGVMKRAFDAGDYSGLSRKVDLTDPDAARFAVRPLYDLGVSDPAKAISIGATQYNADTDTLDNVDRSLKVLVPLYREGKDSHGNVPCAACHGVAHEVWPNRDPNANDNVAALQLQGHTGTILECNVCHDKDSFKLMDDLDGGTYSGDDVEHILGGPHNMHPVNDPYWWSESAGGNGGWHNEYAKISGKNGEDQCAACHGADHKGTRLSKTPVERVFVNDKAKGVKRKVVVPAGTPIGCDLCHSLEKSFPQRTQSAAIAGSGQQSGNSNQTSGSGSGSGSMNGSGSMGSER; via the coding sequence ATGCGCGCTTTATTCAATCCCGGCGGCCTGTTTACGGTGGTAGGACTGGTCATATTAACCGGGTTACTAGCAGGATTGCCTTGCGATGCCGAAGCCGGGCAATTGCGGTTGAGCAAGGCTCAGTGGCTGGCTAAAAAAGCTACGCTGACGATCAGCGGCAAACTCGGTAAGGCCGATGCGGGCGCTGGTGTCGAGCTGTACGATGTCAACGGCCGATTTTTAGGTGCCCCTACGCTAAGCAGCAAGGGCAAATTCAGCTTGTCTCTGAATCAAGACGCTTTGCCCGCTATTCCGTGCGGTATCAGAGCCAAATCGGGCGATCTTGACGCTTTAAAAAGCGTGATAGGCGCGCCTAAATCTTGCCGCAAAGCACCGCAATGCAGTATCGCCACACCGCTGGAAGGCGCACAGCTGAGCGTGAATCAAGCTACCGATTTTAAAGCTACGGTTAGCCTTAAAGATAAGAAGACTACTATCGTTAGTCAGGAGTGGGATTTTGCCGGCGGTGCTTTGCAAACCGAGGCTTTTCGGAAATCCGGCGCCGAAACGTCGGCGACTTTCGTCCGCGACAACAGCAACTATCGGGTTCGCTTTGTCGCCACGGATAGCAACGGCCGCCGTTGCGAGGACGCCGTGAACATCGCCGTGGGCAATCCGCCCGGCGAGCTGCCGGCCAAAGTAAGCGAACAAACCGCCGCCGGCTTGGGTGCGGAACTGGACGGCGTCCTGGACGACTTGGTGGTGCTGCCGGTTGCCGAATGGTCGATGATGCATGCCAGCGACGCCAGGGTGAATCCCAATCTATACGCTTCGTTTCCGCCGTTAAACACCACACTGAATGCTTACGTCTATAAAAAGGCCTTGAAGCCGGTGTTGCAGACCACCAACGATGTCGACATTCAATACTCCGCCGCATCGAATCCCAGCGACCCGGTTGGCGCCGGTTCCATCAATTCCACCAGCCAAAATTGGCCGCTGGATGCCGCTTTTAGCGGCGCGCAAATCCGTAAATCCGATTTTTGGGAAACCTATACCCGTGCCGAATCGGAAAAAGGCGACGGTTACCGTAGCCTGTCCTGGATGGCGATGGCGCCTTGGAGCTGGTCCTGGAGCAACGCCACCGACGACTTTCCCGATCCCGACGAAGGTTATTATCTGGACGGTACGATCAATTTTTCCGCTAATCCGGCGGAGCCCGGCAGTCAAATGCCCGGTAAAACCAACCCTTACGTGACCAATACCCCCAGGGAAATGGCGGCGGCCATGGGTACCACCACCGGCGGCTCCGTGCGTTCGCTGCCGATCACGGACGTTGACGATAAAAACAGGATCAATCCTTATCCGTTGGTGCGCGTGCAAGTCAAGGAGAACGGTAGCGTCAAAGCCAGCACCGACGGCGTGTTGACTAGCGGTAAAGACTTCAAATGCCGAGAGTGTCACGCCAAGGGCGGCATAGCGGCCAACCCCAATGCGCCGCATACCCGGGATGCGTTTTGGTCGTCCGCTTGGGTTAAATGGTATATCGCAAAAAACCCGGATAAGGCGCCTGCCGCGGAAGATATTCTGGATAAACCGCAGTTCTTTGACGCGGCCGGCGACAGTATCGAAGATCAGGAATACGCCGCTGCGCTGAATTACACCAGTCTGCACGATTTTTACGACAACATGGGGCTGTTGAGTTCCATGCTATACGGGATGAGTCACGACGGTAACAACAAAAGTACGGGGGACAGTCCTTTCAGTTGCGAGGCGTGCCACGGTTCCGCGATGGCATTTTTGACCCGCGACGATGCCTGGTGGCAGTGGGAGCAACACAACTACACCACTCCGGATTTCGACCCGGATTATTCGCCCACCATCCACCGCTTCCACGGCATGTTGCAGTACAAAAGCGCGACCGACCACAGCGACATCAAACGCACTGCCACCGGCATGTACGAGCGCTATACCGGTACCGGTTTGAATGCGTTGAGTTTGTTTCCGATTTTCGACGGCAACGGCATGCAGGTACCGATGGAAGAGAATTGCCTGAAATGCCATGCCGGGCATCGCGAGCCGCTGTACCGCGACCGCATGTATACCGCCGGGGTCACCTGTTACGACTGTCACGGCGACATGCTGGCGGTGGGGCAAAACACCAAGAAACCGGTAGAGCGCATTAGCGCCGACGGCAACCAATACCGGGTGCCGTGGTTCGACGAGCCGGATTGCGGCTCCTGCCATACCGGGCATAGCATGGCTACCCCGCAAACCGATAGCGGCTATTTCAGTGCCGGCGTGATGAAGCGGGCGTTCGACGCGGGCGACTATTCCGGCTTGTCGCGTAAGGTCGATTTGACCGATCCGGATGCCGCGCGGTTTGCGGTAAGGCCGTTATACGATCTGGGGGTTAGCGATCCGGCCAAGGCTATCAGTATCGGCGCCACTCAATACAACGCCGACACAGACACGCTGGATAACGTCGACAGAAGCCTGAAAGTCTTGGTGCCGTTGTATCGGGAAGGCAAGGACAGCCACGGCAACGTACCGTGCGCGGCGTGTCACGGGGTGGCGCACGAAGTGTGGCCGAACCGCGACCCGAACGCTAACGACAACGTCGCCGCATTGCAGCTGCAAGGACATACCGGCACCATCTTGGAATGTAACGTTTGCCACGACAAAGACTCGTTCAAGCTGATGGACGATCTGGACGGCGGTACCTACAGCGGCGACGACGTCGAACACATTCTCGGCGGCCCGCACAACATGCATCCGGTCAACGATCCGTACTGGTGGAGCGAAAGCGCCGGCGGCAACGGCGGCTGGCACAACGAATACGCCAAGATCTCGGGCAAGAACGGCGAAGACCAATGCGCGGCCTGCCACGGTGCCGATCATAAGGGCACGCGCTTGTCCAAAACTCCGGTCGAACGGGTATTCGTCAACGACAAGGCCAAAGGCGTCAAACGTAAAGTGGTGGTGCCGGCCGGTACGCCTATAGGCTGCGATCTGTGCCATAGTCTGGAAAAAAGCTTTCCGCAACGCACGCAGTCGGCGGCCATCGCCGGCAGCGGCCAGCAATCCGGAAACTCGAATCAAACCTCCGGTTCAGGTTCTGGCTCCGGTTCCATGAACGGATCAGGAAGCATGGGTTCCGAGCGTTAG
- a CDS encoding TonB-dependent receptor family protein: MQKQQGYLPALLLSLISQGVAANQPAPNTKQADDAADALSTVEVVESVEKASAFSGSTSVIDKQTLERDQVFTVNEALRKTPGVYVRDEEGFGLRPNIAFRGQNPFRSTKVLFLEDGIPFNFAPYGDNDIYYHPPIERYDGIEIYKGADLTQFGPQTINGAVNYLTPKVPVEPGGFVSFMGGNRDYRNGHARYGGMVKNVQGLDAVGGVVDYIHKEGMENRDNTFATVDDANLKSIIDFDARNRLTLRGDFYHQDEQGAAFGLTDAEYRKLGARYNPDKNASFINDRWSTSATYEHSFNNDVSLETNFYWSSYERNWWRQQNEFPTENQCTASYPTYVQDRLNGTPIDMDLCNYTVGRKRNYQTWGIAPTLHAKHDLFGIESRLDAGFRAHFENQYREMIRGNSPNARDGQVLENNERFADAYSGFFQNQFILDDWTFTPGVRVESVSYQRKNLLNGAQGQSSLTEILPSFAMTYSPIDEATLFFGIHRGFAPPRVEDAVYNDTGGSAEIGAEISWNTEFGIRTRPMRGVKADLTYFHNDFDALTVLGTVGGGSTPVAQGKALYEGIELMARADFGDVFDWTHNPYAQIAYMWLPTAETTEAFRCVTLSSGATPASCPGGYVRGSAAGKRAPYAPENLLTATLGYSHPSGFDAHLEAAFVSEQYADFMNLESGADHPDGPNSLSARTGSYGKINDYVVVNFATSYKVQKDLTLYVAMKNMLDNTYITDRVRGIQSGMPRLVQAGFKYEF; encoded by the coding sequence ATGCAAAAACAACAGGGATATTTACCGGCATTACTGCTGAGTCTGATCAGCCAAGGCGTGGCGGCCAACCAACCGGCCCCCAACACCAAACAAGCCGATGACGCCGCCGACGCATTATCCACCGTCGAAGTGGTGGAAAGCGTGGAAAAAGCCTCGGCTTTTTCCGGCTCGACCTCGGTCATAGACAAGCAAACCCTGGAACGCGACCAGGTGTTCACCGTCAACGAAGCCTTGCGCAAGACGCCCGGCGTTTACGTGCGCGACGAGGAAGGCTTCGGCTTGCGGCCGAATATCGCCTTTCGCGGCCAAAACCCGTTCCGTTCCACCAAAGTGTTGTTCCTGGAAGACGGCATTCCGTTCAACTTTGCGCCCTACGGCGACAACGACATCTATTACCATCCGCCGATCGAACGCTACGACGGCATAGAAATCTACAAGGGCGCCGATTTGACCCAATTCGGCCCGCAGACCATCAACGGCGCGGTCAATTACCTGACGCCGAAAGTACCGGTCGAGCCCGGCGGCTTCGTCAGCTTTATGGGAGGCAACCGGGATTACCGCAACGGCCATGCCCGCTACGGCGGAATGGTCAAAAACGTTCAAGGCCTGGACGCCGTGGGCGGCGTAGTGGATTACATCCACAAGGAAGGCATGGAAAACCGAGACAACACCTTTGCTACCGTAGACGACGCCAACCTGAAGAGCATCATCGATTTCGATGCCCGTAACCGCCTGACCTTGCGCGGCGACTTTTACCACCAGGACGAACAAGGCGCAGCCTTCGGTTTGACCGACGCCGAATACCGCAAACTGGGCGCCCGCTACAATCCGGACAAGAACGCCAGTTTCATCAACGACCGCTGGTCCACCTCGGCCACCTACGAGCACAGTTTCAACAACGACGTGTCGCTGGAAACCAATTTTTACTGGTCGTCCTACGAGCGTAACTGGTGGCGGCAGCAGAATGAATTTCCGACCGAGAATCAATGCACGGCCAGTTACCCAACTTATGTGCAAGATCGCCTGAACGGCACCCCGATCGATATGGATTTGTGTAACTACACTGTAGGTCGCAAGCGTAATTACCAGACTTGGGGGATTGCGCCGACACTGCACGCCAAGCACGACTTGTTCGGCATCGAGAGCCGGCTGGATGCCGGCTTCCGGGCGCATTTCGAAAACCAGTATCGGGAGATGATCAGAGGCAATTCGCCAAACGCTCGCGACGGCCAGGTATTGGAAAATAACGAGCGTTTTGCCGATGCCTATTCGGGCTTTTTCCAAAATCAATTCATTTTGGACGATTGGACGTTTACGCCGGGTGTACGCGTCGAATCCGTCAGCTACCAGCGCAAGAATTTGTTAAACGGTGCGCAAGGCCAAAGCAGTTTGACGGAAATCTTGCCGTCATTCGCCATGACCTATAGTCCTATCGACGAAGCCACCTTGTTTTTCGGCATCCACCGCGGTTTTGCGCCGCCTAGGGTCGAGGATGCCGTTTACAACGATACCGGCGGATCTGCCGAAATCGGTGCCGAAATCAGCTGGAATACGGAATTCGGCATCCGGACAAGGCCTATGCGCGGTGTTAAAGCGGACTTGACCTATTTTCACAATGATTTCGACGCCTTGACGGTGTTGGGTACGGTAGGCGGCGGTAGCACGCCGGTTGCGCAAGGCAAAGCCTTGTATGAAGGCATCGAGTTGATGGCGCGTGCAGACTTCGGAGATGTGTTCGACTGGACCCATAATCCCTATGCGCAGATAGCCTACATGTGGCTGCCGACGGCTGAAACCACGGAAGCATTCCGCTGTGTGACGCTGTCCAGTGGTGCGACGCCGGCGAGTTGTCCCGGTGGTTACGTGAGAGGCTCGGCCGCCGGCAAGCGTGCGCCGTATGCGCCTGAAAACCTGTTGACCGCGACTTTGGGCTACTCGCATCCCAGCGGTTTCGATGCCCATCTGGAAGCGGCATTCGTCAGCGAACAATATGCCGATTTCATGAATCTGGAAAGCGGGGCCGATCATCCTGACGGACCGAACAGTCTAAGCGCTCGCACCGGTTCTTACGGCAAAATCAACGATTACGTGGTGGTCAATTTTGCGACTTCTTATAAAGTGCAGAAGGATTTGACTTTGTATGTGGCTATGAAAAACATGCTGGACAATACCTACATTACCGACCGGGTGCGTGGTATTCAGTCGGGTATGCCGCGCTTGGTGCAAGCGGGGTTTAAATACGAATTCTAA
- a CDS encoding sensor histidine kinase: MMSLQKRLGRGLMAVLCAIFVLHWFAADWVIRSAAEKQMANRLADDGYSLLETLTYSDDDRVSFDSFHISSVYNRRLSGHYYLVKVDAHAYPSPSLLDFPLAVEPVGPDQSKRYHLTGPRGSPLLVLTLGAVRFGHRINISVAEDLSAVDHDITSIRLAYFGLTMLILFSAIGILRRDIRRSLQPLLAVGRELEQVAGGTRQKIDSDVPEEIVPLVAEINHLLELIVRRLQQSRTALGNLAHALKSPITLLLRASEASLLDAHPELRVQLNTQTEIIHRYIERELKRARIAGDQPAATAFNPRREMIALKKTLRAIYAGKPLDIQVTAPNHQVHFDREDMMEILGNLLDNACKWASKQVDVELSLQDGLVIRVADDGPGCEREDLSHLTQRGQRLDEAMQGHGLGLGIVADIVEGYHGQLAFGRSKTLGGFLATVSLPLRR; the protein is encoded by the coding sequence ATGATGTCGTTACAAAAACGCCTGGGCCGCGGCCTAATGGCGGTACTGTGCGCGATCTTCGTGCTGCATTGGTTTGCCGCCGACTGGGTCATACGCAGCGCCGCCGAGAAACAAATGGCCAATCGCCTGGCCGACGACGGCTATTCCTTGTTGGAAACGTTGACCTATAGCGACGACGACCGGGTAAGCTTCGACAGCTTCCATATCAGTTCGGTGTATAACCGGCGCTTGTCCGGCCACTACTACCTGGTGAAAGTGGATGCTCACGCCTATCCGTCCCCTTCCTTGCTGGATTTCCCACTGGCGGTCGAACCGGTCGGACCGGATCAATCCAAGCGCTATCATCTGACCGGTCCGCGCGGCAGCCCCCTGCTGGTATTGACTCTAGGGGCCGTCAGGTTCGGCCACAGAATCAACATCAGCGTCGCCGAAGATTTGTCGGCAGTAGACCATGACATTACCTCGATTCGGCTGGCCTATTTCGGTCTTACCATGCTGATTCTATTCAGTGCGATCGGCATATTGCGCCGGGACATCCGCCGCTCGTTACAACCTTTGCTCGCGGTGGGCCGCGAACTGGAACAGGTCGCCGGCGGTACCCGGCAAAAAATCGATTCGGACGTGCCGGAGGAAATCGTGCCGCTGGTCGCAGAGATCAACCACTTGCTGGAACTCATCGTTCGGCGCCTGCAACAATCCCGCACAGCGCTAGGCAATCTGGCACACGCGCTGAAATCGCCCATCACCCTGTTACTCAGAGCCAGCGAAGCCTCCTTGTTGGATGCCCATCCCGAACTGCGCGTGCAGCTCAACACCCAAACCGAAATTATCCATCGTTATATCGAACGCGAACTGAAACGCGCCCGCATCGCCGGCGATCAACCAGCCGCAACTGCGTTCAATCCTCGCCGGGAAATGATTGCGCTAAAAAAGACCTTGCGCGCCATTTACGCCGGCAAACCGCTGGATATTCAAGTGACCGCGCCGAATCACCAGGTACATTTCGACCGGGAAGACATGATGGAAATTCTGGGCAATCTGCTGGACAACGCCTGCAAATGGGCGAGCAAACAGGTCGACGTCGAGCTCAGCCTACAGGACGGGCTGGTGATTCGAGTCGCCGACGACGGCCCCGGTTGCGAGCGCGAAGACTTGAGCCATCTGACTCAGCGCGGCCAACGCTTGGACGAGGCCATGCAGGGACACGGACTCGGCTTGGGCATCGTGGCGGACATCGTCGAAGGCTATCATGGTCAGTTGGCGTTCGGGCGCAGTAAGACATTAGGCGGATTCCTGGCAACCGTCAGTTTGCCGCTACGCCGCTAG
- a CDS encoding response regulator transcription factor, producing the protein MRLLLIEDDAELSRSLQADLANAGYVVETATDGELGEFLGATEPYDAVILDVGLPKLSGLEVLRQWRQTDNRVPVIVITARDAWFEKVDGFKAGADDYVCKPFHPQELLARLQAILKRVNNLNQAKLKVLGVELDEDEQTAVVAGNTAHALTAIEFRLLRYFMLNAGKVLSKAQLSEHIYSESAEPDSNVLEVYVKRLRKIVGSELIQTRRGQGYLFGFKA; encoded by the coding sequence ATGCGTTTATTACTGATAGAAGACGATGCCGAGTTGTCCCGTTCGCTGCAAGCGGACTTAGCCAATGCCGGCTATGTGGTGGAAACCGCTACCGACGGCGAGTTAGGCGAGTTTTTGGGCGCCACAGAACCCTACGACGCGGTGATCTTGGATGTGGGTCTGCCGAAGCTGAGCGGACTCGAGGTGTTAAGACAATGGCGTCAGACCGACAACCGCGTTCCGGTGATCGTAATAACCGCGCGCGACGCCTGGTTCGAGAAAGTGGACGGGTTTAAAGCCGGTGCCGACGACTATGTTTGCAAGCCGTTTCACCCGCAAGAATTGCTGGCCCGGTTACAGGCGATTTTGAAACGGGTCAACAATCTGAACCAAGCCAAGCTGAAAGTCCTGGGCGTGGAGCTGGACGAAGACGAACAAACCGCCGTAGTAGCGGGCAATACCGCCCACGCCTTGACCGCAATCGAATTTCGCCTGTTGCGCTATTTCATGTTGAACGCCGGCAAGGTATTGAGCAAAGCTCAGTTGAGCGAGCATATCTACAGCGAATCGGCCGAACCTGACAGCAACGTTCTGGAAGTGTACGTCAAACGTTTACGCAAGATTGTCGGCAGCGAATTGATCCAAACCCGCCGCGGTCAAGGTTATTTGTTCGGATTCAAAGCATGA
- a CDS encoding HupE/UreJ family protein, whose amino-acid sequence MVNNIKTLLIFALTLIFQSYSAVAHPGHGFSDSFGIINGLIHPLTSLDHVIAMLAVGFLISQHTGKIKIACSAFILSMLAGTGLTLAAIEIPHAEHLMVFLAITIAAGLIFAPYIPRLLSGLVIVVFAVLHGYTHAYDIWLDEDSISFTAGFASTTLALLALGIAGAALVKHFIYQYQCTN is encoded by the coding sequence ATGGTAAACAACATAAAAACATTGTTGATATTCGCCCTGACCTTAATATTTCAGTCTTATTCCGCAGTCGCCCATCCGGGGCATGGGTTTAGCGATTCTTTCGGCATCATAAACGGTTTGATTCATCCGTTAACCAGCTTGGACCATGTTATTGCCATGTTGGCGGTCGGTTTTTTAATTTCGCAACATACCGGGAAAATTAAAATAGCCTGTTCGGCGTTTATATTGTCGATGTTAGCCGGTACCGGCTTAACTTTAGCCGCCATAGAAATTCCGCATGCCGAGCATCTCATGGTTTTCCTTGCCATTACGATTGCGGCCGGCTTAATTTTCGCGCCCTATATACCACGTTTGCTGTCCGGCCTGGTAATCGTAGTTTTTGCCGTATTGCACGGTTACACCCATGCTTACGATATTTGGCTGGATGAAGACAGTATCTCGTTTACCGCAGGCTTTGCCTCGACGACCTTAGCGTTACTAGCGCTGGGCATTGCCGGTGCCGCACTTGTCAAACATTTTATTTACCAATATCAATGCACCAACTGA
- a CDS encoding copper resistance CopC family protein → MKKTVTTCFAGLFLSLTGLSSHAEGVLIKSYPKHNSEIADFDGTVKLWFSGNVGERSPSVVVVDSQGNRVDKRDSRLVLGERHRLTATTTPLAPGGYAVRYRVITEDGLVVSGITKFSVVDKAALAEVKP, encoded by the coding sequence ATGAAAAAAACCGTTACTACCTGCTTTGCAGGGCTATTTCTGTCATTAACCGGATTATCCAGCCACGCGGAAGGCGTACTGATTAAATCCTACCCCAAGCATAACAGCGAAATCGCCGATTTCGACGGCACCGTCAAATTGTGGTTTAGCGGTAACGTCGGCGAACGCTCCCCCTCCGTGGTGGTGGTCGATAGCCAAGGCAACCGGGTGGATAAGCGCGATAGCCGCTTGGTCCTGGGCGAACGACACCGCCTGACGGCGACCACAACGCCACTGGCACCGGGCGGGTACGCCGTCCGTTATCGGGTCATTACCGAAGATGGCCTGGTCGTTAGCGGCATAACCAAATTTTCCGTCGTCGATAAAGCCGCATTAGCCGAGGTAAAACCATGA